From Pseudomonadota bacterium, a single genomic window includes:
- a CDS encoding pilus assembly protein — translation MPLCVVTPTLPPRRRSSEQRGRHEEGQAVVESLLVLPLLVFLVLGVIQLVMMQHARLMTEYAAFNAARSGIVWNADRLIMENAAIISLLPTNERLREKTGLGDPFQLMRRIIQRALIYQVHRKISAAVGVIRDGVAGIIEPLGKGGGLTGKVMNSAKAQLALGANAVLNQAQVSAELAASGAIAQALGSSDDRLVRVDIFSPQLGAAQQGTHALPSLSMDTLLAGVQQIRDPRELTNAVGSLVTGGLQQMVGTLTGDFGAAHEIDFDTEEPGQAPRTRLSVRVRYMYMLRVPFANWVIHSAWLAARGGQQLFGAVWNPQEREGETGFRSVARLNSQRRDYAALLRGVVQGRDLAAAIRLSRFGVYMWPIYASYTMRMQSNPYRQSLELN, via the coding sequence ATGCCCCTTTGCGTCGTCACGCCCACGCTCCCGCCCCGGCGCCGCTCCTCGGAACAGCGCGGCCGGCACGAGGAGGGCCAGGCGGTCGTCGAGTCGCTGCTGGTGCTTCCGCTGCTGGTCTTTCTGGTCCTCGGCGTGATCCAGCTCGTGATGATGCAGCACGCGCGGCTGATGACCGAGTATGCGGCGTTCAACGCCGCGCGTTCGGGAATCGTCTGGAACGCCGATCGCCTGATCATGGAGAACGCGGCGATCATCTCGCTGCTGCCGACCAACGAGCGACTGCGCGAGAAGACGGGCCTCGGCGATCCCTTCCAGCTCATGCGCCGAATCATTCAGCGCGCGCTGATCTACCAGGTGCACCGCAAGATCTCTGCGGCGGTCGGGGTCATTCGCGATGGCGTCGCCGGCATCATCGAGCCGCTGGGGAAGGGTGGAGGGCTGACAGGGAAGGTGATGAACTCTGCCAAGGCTCAGCTCGCCCTCGGCGCCAACGCGGTGCTCAATCAGGCGCAGGTCTCCGCCGAGCTGGCGGCCTCGGGCGCGATCGCCCAGGCGCTCGGCTCGAGCGACGATCGCCTGGTGCGGGTGGATATCTTCAGTCCGCAGCTCGGTGCGGCGCAGCAGGGCACGCACGCCTTACCCAGCCTCAGCATGGATACGTTGCTCGCGGGCGTGCAGCAGATTCGCGACCCCCGAGAGCTGACCAATGCGGTCGGCAGCCTGGTGACGGGCGGTCTGCAGCAGATGGTCGGCACCCTCACCGGCGACTTCGGCGCGGCGCATGAAATCGACTTCGATACGGAAGAGCCGGGGCAGGCCCCCAGGACGCGCCTGAGCGTGCGGGTGCGCTACATGTACATGCTGCGCGTGCCCTTCGCCAACTGGGTCATTCACAGCGCCTGGCTGGCGGCGCGCGGCGGCCAGCAGCTCTTTGGTGCGGTCTGGAATCCGCAGGAGCGCGAAGGCGAGACGGGCTTTCGCAGCGTGGCCCGGCTCAATTCCCAGCGGCGAGACTACGCCGCGCTGCTGCGCGGCGTGGTTCAGGGGCGCGATCTGGCGGCGGCGATCCGGCTCTCGCGCTTCGGCGTCTACATGTGGCCGATCTACGCCAGCTACACGATGCGGATGCAGTCCAACCCCTACCGCCAAAGCCTGGAGTTGAACTGA
- a CDS encoding pilus assembly protein codes for MQSFVAARLRGWRLWRETSGQALVELAIVLPLFVMLLLFAQWLWELGQIRLKAQEAARYAAWEATAYPLHDYRTAPLLAGADGLLGMIPGIPASLPFLRFGVMAASVSLEASARYADLDSVPNATEGKRSLLMARWKTPRIIVPPSCGQAIGGALSYFGAFGDVGGEIADSALDATATASGALCGDEREEMVYGGPMANLLLNILGPAVMLLSAMTYSADLRHAADSTVAPMALGMAATMIGLTSASSALGVNAAGGAGATTFAGPPGWGFNTRGYVRAYALFEVLNPWFDVKLGGESIFPRRTLRILESHGVLADSWRLNEGGAVAHTKLRVESATDSDNLQRGLLEEAGDQLGGLAKQAYEWLQAGQSLLARGTLQPNDPGFRAQVERMYFQNDSTRSVARTFLTLMHGAFAIGGGFLGYLQGLPSVPAVDDWMKAAVVSVPYVIDAKTDKPGGGVIAVPEDFGAQLYNTAPTIGEYGATLRKRGKFFMGCPDAQQQGCTDTLVQHNPFGNYLSRD; via the coding sequence GTGCAGAGCTTTGTAGCAGCGCGGCTCCGCGGATGGCGGCTCTGGCGCGAGACCTCCGGCCAGGCGCTGGTTGAGCTGGCCATCGTCCTGCCGCTCTTCGTCATGCTGCTGCTCTTCGCGCAGTGGCTCTGGGAGCTGGGGCAGATCCGGCTCAAGGCGCAGGAGGCCGCCCGCTACGCCGCCTGGGAGGCGACCGCCTATCCCCTTCATGACTACCGCACGGCGCCGCTGCTGGCGGGAGCCGACGGCCTCTTGGGGATGATCCCAGGAATACCCGCCAGCCTGCCCTTCCTGCGCTTTGGCGTGATGGCCGCCTCCGTGTCGCTGGAGGCCAGCGCCCGCTACGCCGACCTCGACTCGGTGCCGAACGCGACCGAGGGCAAGCGTTCGTTGCTGATGGCGCGCTGGAAGACGCCCCGCATCATCGTGCCGCCCTCGTGTGGGCAAGCGATCGGCGGGGCGCTGTCCTATTTCGGCGCCTTCGGCGACGTCGGCGGAGAAATCGCCGACAGCGCGCTCGACGCGACGGCGACGGCAAGCGGGGCGCTCTGCGGTGACGAGCGCGAGGAGATGGTCTACGGCGGGCCGATGGCCAATCTGCTGCTCAACATCCTCGGACCGGCGGTGATGCTGCTCTCGGCGATGACCTACAGCGCCGATCTGCGCCACGCCGCCGATAGCACCGTGGCGCCGATGGCCTTGGGCATGGCGGCGACGATGATCGGCCTGACCAGCGCGAGCAGCGCCCTCGGCGTCAACGCCGCTGGCGGCGCTGGTGCCACGACCTTCGCCGGGCCGCCCGGCTGGGGCTTCAATACCCGCGGCTACGTGCGGGCCTACGCCCTCTTCGAGGTGCTCAATCCGTGGTTTGACGTGAAGCTGGGCGGGGAGTCGATCTTTCCCCGGCGGACCCTGCGGATCCTCGAGTCGCACGGTGTGCTGGCGGATTCGTGGCGGCTCAACGAGGGTGGCGCGGTGGCCCACACCAAGCTGCGCGTGGAAAGTGCGACGGACTCGGATAACCTGCAGCGGGGCCTGCTGGAGGAGGCTGGCGACCAGCTGGGCGGGCTGGCCAAGCAGGCCTACGAGTGGCTGCAGGCCGGCCAATCGCTGCTGGCGCGGGGGACGCTGCAACCGAACGACCCCGGTTTTCGGGCGCAGGTCGAGCGGATGTACTTCCAGAACGACAGCACCCGCAGCGTGGCCCGGACCTTTCTGACGCTGATGCATGGGGCCTTCGCCATCGGCGGCGGCTTCCTTGGCTACCTGCAGGGGCTGCCCTCCGTGCCCGCGGTGGACGACTGGATGAAGGCGGCGGTCGTCTCCGTACCCTACGTGATCGATGCGAAGACGGACAAGCCGGGCGGCGGCGTGATCGCCGTACCCGAGGACTTTGGCGCCCAGCTCTACAACACCGCGCCGACGATCGGCGAGTATGGCGCCACGCTGCGTAAGCGGGGCAAGTTCTTCATGGGCTGCCCGGACGCGCAGCAGCAGGGCTGCACGGATACGCTGGTGCAGCACAATCCCTTCGGCAACTATCTCTCTCGGGATTGA
- a CDS encoding NAD(P)H-dependent oxidoreductase subunit E, with product MALSFSPQARERIARLLPQYPTRMAACLPVLWVAQEEFGWLSAEAMRLVAAALELPESHVYSVVTFYTMYNRAPVGTYQIQVCTNVACMLRDAYQVLSRFERALEIKAGETTPDGTFTLTEVECLAACGTAPCVRVNERYHEPLRPEDVEALVARLRIEAPATRAAGPGSPMAGPGSPTPGRG from the coding sequence ATGGCGTTGTCGTTCAGCCCGCAGGCGCGCGAGCGTATCGCTCGTCTACTGCCCCAGTACCCCACGCGGATGGCGGCCTGCTTGCCCGTGCTGTGGGTGGCGCAGGAGGAGTTCGGGTGGCTCTCGGCCGAGGCGATGCGCCTGGTGGCCGCGGCGCTGGAGCTGCCCGAGTCGCACGTCTACAGCGTGGTGACCTTCTACACGATGTACAACCGCGCGCCGGTCGGCACCTACCAGATCCAGGTCTGCACCAACGTGGCGTGTATGTTGCGCGACGCCTATCAGGTGCTCTCGCGCTTCGAGCGCGCGCTCGAGATCAAGGCGGGTGAGACCACGCCCGACGGCACCTTCACGCTGACCGAGGTCGAGTGCTTGGCGGCCTGTGGTACGGCCCCCTGTGTGCGGGTCAACGAGCGTTACCACGAGCCCCTGCGCCCCGAGGACGTCGAGGCGCTCGTCGCGCGTCTGCGGATCGAGGCTCCGGCGACACGCGCCGCGGGGCCGGGATCGCCCATGGCGGGGCCGGGATCGCCCACCCCCGGGCGGGGCTGA
- the nuoF gene encoding NADH-quinone oxidoreductase subunit NuoF, translating into MVRIVTQNFGNEQAKQLAGYEALGGYAGLRQALTLTPERIIEEMLASNLTGRGGAGFPAGKKWSFIPKDAATVYLVINADEGEPGTFKDRWLMYWDPHRLIEGACIAAYAIRAHRFYIYIRGELSRELRVLERAVAEAYERGYLGASMAGSGWAMDAVVHRGAGAYICGEETALLNSLEGKRGYPRLKPPYPALRGLFDQPTVVNNVETLMNVPTIIERGGHWFADLGLPGDGGTRAVALSGHVKNPGIYEVPVGTSLRAIIFEQGGGMREPSKPLKAVIPGGSSMPVLTADEIDVPYAFQSMLKAEQIREVEQSPGVKFRWGTGGTLRSMPGSGAVTVIEEGTCMVALCARIMRFYAHESCGQCTPCREGSGWLAQVCSRLARDQGAPGDVALLGRVAGQIGGNTICALGDAVTWPMLAFLTKFRGEFEAKEARGAG; encoded by the coding sequence ATGGTCAGGATCGTCACCCAGAACTTCGGCAACGAGCAGGCCAAGCAGCTCGCTGGCTACGAGGCCCTTGGTGGCTACGCGGGGCTGCGCCAGGCGCTCACGCTGACGCCGGAGCGGATCATCGAGGAGATGCTCGCGTCCAACCTCACCGGACGCGGGGGCGCCGGCTTTCCGGCCGGCAAGAAGTGGTCCTTCATTCCCAAGGACGCGGCGACGGTCTACCTGGTCATCAACGCCGACGAGGGGGAGCCCGGGACCTTCAAAGACCGCTGGCTGATGTACTGGGATCCGCACCGCCTGATCGAGGGCGCCTGCATCGCGGCTTACGCCATTCGCGCCCACCGCTTCTACATTTATATCCGCGGCGAGCTCTCGCGTGAGCTTCGCGTGCTCGAGCGGGCGGTAGCCGAGGCCTACGAACGCGGTTACCTCGGAGCCTCGATGGCCGGCTCCGGTTGGGCGATGGACGCCGTCGTCCACCGCGGCGCCGGCGCGTACATCTGCGGCGAGGAGACCGCGCTGCTCAACTCGCTCGAGGGCAAGCGCGGCTACCCGCGCCTCAAGCCGCCCTATCCGGCGCTGCGGGGGCTCTTCGATCAACCGACCGTCGTCAATAACGTCGAGACGCTGATGAACGTGCCGACGATCATCGAGCGCGGCGGTCACTGGTTCGCCGACCTGGGGCTCCCGGGCGATGGCGGCACGCGCGCCGTCGCGCTGAGCGGCCACGTCAAGAACCCGGGCATCTACGAGGTGCCCGTCGGCACGAGCCTGCGCGCGATTATCTTCGAGCAGGGCGGCGGCATGCGGGAGCCCAGCAAGCCGCTAAAGGCCGTGATCCCCGGTGGGAGCTCGATGCCGGTGCTGACGGCCGATGAGATCGACGTGCCCTATGCGTTCCAGTCGATGCTCAAGGCGGAGCAGATCCGCGAGGTCGAGCAGTCGCCTGGCGTGAAGTTCCGCTGGGGCACCGGTGGCACGCTGCGCTCGATGCCCGGCTCGGGGGCGGTCACCGTCATCGAGGAGGGCACCTGTATGGTCGCCCTCTGCGCCCGCATCATGCGCTTCTACGCCCACGAGTCCTGCGGGCAATGCACCCCCTGCCGGGAGGGCAGCGGCTGGTTGGCGCAGGTCTGCTCGCGCCTCGCGCGCGATCAGGGCGCGCCCGGCGACGTGGCCCTGCTCGGTCGGGTCGCCGGACAGATCGGCGGCAATACGATCTGCGCGCTCGGCGACGCCGTCACCTGGCCGATGCTGGCGTTCCTGACCAAGTTCCGCGGCGAGTTCGAGGCCAAGGAAGCGAGAGGCGCAGGATGA
- a CDS encoding NADH-quinone oxidoreductase subunit J → MIQWAFWLFGGLALLGALGTVTRRSPVQAALFLVLTLVATGGLFLVLHASFLAAIQVLVYAGAVMVLFLFVVMSVSHTEGEALGLAQGTLGKLIGVGAVGLLLHRMLQVCLQAGAAAVGAVPLPAGFGDVRSLGRWLFSRYLLPFETISVLLLVAIVAAVAITRRPDRGRAAGEG, encoded by the coding sequence ATGATTCAGTGGGCCTTCTGGCTGTTTGGCGGTCTGGCGCTGCTCGGCGCGCTGGGGACGGTGACGCGGCGCAGTCCGGTGCAGGCGGCGCTCTTTCTCGTGCTGACGCTGGTGGCGACCGGCGGCCTCTTCCTGGTGCTGCACGCCAGCTTCCTCGCGGCGATCCAGGTCCTCGTCTATGCGGGCGCCGTGATGGTGCTCTTCCTCTTCGTCGTGATGTCCGTCAGTCATACCGAAGGAGAGGCCTTGGGTCTGGCCCAGGGCACGCTGGGGAAGCTGATCGGGGTCGGGGCCGTGGGCCTGCTGCTGCATCGGATGCTGCAGGTCTGTCTCCAGGCAGGCGCTGCGGCGGTCGGTGCTGTGCCGCTGCCCGCCGGCTTCGGCGACGTGCGTTCGCTGGGGCGCTGGCTCTTCTCGCGCTACCTGCTGCCCTTCGAAACCATCTCAGTGCTGCTGCTCGTCGCCATCGTCGCCGCGGTGGCGATCACGCGGCGGCCAGACCGCGGCCGCGCCGCGGGGGAGGGCTGA
- the nuoK gene encoding NADH-quinone oxidoreductase subunit NuoK: MVPTTQVLALAALLFCIGLAGVIVRRNLLIVMMSVELMLNGANLALVAFARARGDLEGQALAFLIVALAAAEAAVGLAIVVSVFRSRRTVYADEVNLLRR; the protein is encoded by the coding sequence ATGGTGCCGACGACTCAGGTGCTCGCTCTCGCCGCGCTGCTCTTCTGCATCGGCCTCGCTGGCGTCATCGTACGGCGCAATCTCTTGATCGTGATGATGTCGGTCGAGCTGATGCTGAACGGGGCGAACCTGGCGCTGGTCGCCTTCGCGCGCGCGCGCGGCGACCTGGAGGGTCAGGCCCTGGCCTTCTTGATCGTGGCGCTGGCGGCCGCCGAGGCGGCCGTCGGCCTGGCGATCGTCGTCTCGGTCTTTCGCAGTCGGCGCACCGTCTACGCCGACGAGGTCAACCTTCTGCGCCGCTAA
- the nuoL gene encoding NADH-quinone oxidoreductase subunit L, whose translation MTTTFPLLWIPLLPLLGAAINLLFGRALSRRAVNVVACGSVAGALGVVVFAIFGRLWPLVWAAEGTGVAPRLVQNAYAWITAGSVDLPVGLLCDPLSAVMLFVVTFVGFLIHLYSTGYMAHERDYARFFGYLNLFTGAMLILVLADNLPLLFVGWEGVGVCSYLLIGFWYDKDGTQRLGLANAMAGRKAFLVNRVGDFAFLLGMLVLFAATQTLSIDSLALRAQDLLQPLHPLGLGPFSVAGVAGLLLFIGAMGKSAQIPLYVWLPDAMAGPTPVSALIHAATMVTAGVYMVARMNFLYMLSPAVMGLIALVGATTALFAASIGFAQNDIKKVLAYSTVSQLGYMFVAVGVGAFSAGIFHLFTHAFFKACLFLGAGAIIHALHDEQDLRNMGGLRRPMATTHWTFLISTLAIAGIPPLSGFFSKDEILWRAIATANPALGPSWLPAVLYVLSLAGALCTAFYMFRLYGLVFLGPRRGAAHATAGGEGEGGAPAPALHLPGPAMEAPLIVLAGGAAVLGLLGLPELVGSWLGIEHINVFERWLAPVVDQGARLADRWAAGERVAANPLAASHSVEALLLLLSVVVAVASSAIAWRLYRAGPNAAVARFTARIRLIHRLVLNKYWVDEVYDWIIVRPYKALAVVLFQLVDRLVIDRLGVHGVARSVDGVGRLLRRLQTGNVQHYVVGLVIGLTVLVAGVVGAALLGGGG comes from the coding sequence ATGACGACGACCTTTCCACTGCTCTGGATCCCGCTCCTGCCCCTGCTCGGGGCGGCGATCAATCTGCTCTTCGGCCGCGCGCTGTCGCGGCGGGCGGTCAACGTCGTCGCCTGTGGCAGCGTCGCCGGCGCGCTCGGGGTGGTCGTCTTCGCGATCTTCGGTCGGCTCTGGCCGCTCGTCTGGGCTGCCGAAGGCACGGGGGTCGCACCGCGCCTCGTGCAGAACGCCTATGCCTGGATCACGGCCGGCAGCGTCGACCTGCCGGTCGGCTTGCTCTGCGACCCGCTCTCCGCGGTGATGCTCTTCGTCGTCACCTTCGTCGGCTTTCTGATCCATCTCTACTCGACGGGCTATATGGCGCATGAGCGCGACTACGCCCGCTTCTTCGGCTACCTCAACCTCTTCACCGGCGCGATGCTGATCCTCGTGCTGGCGGATAACCTGCCGCTGCTCTTCGTTGGTTGGGAGGGCGTCGGCGTCTGCTCCTACCTCTTGATCGGCTTCTGGTACGACAAGGACGGGACTCAGCGCCTCGGCCTGGCCAACGCCATGGCCGGCCGCAAGGCCTTCCTCGTCAATCGCGTCGGCGACTTCGCCTTCCTGCTCGGTATGCTGGTGCTCTTCGCCGCGACGCAGACGCTCAGCATCGACAGCCTCGCGCTGCGGGCGCAGGATCTGCTGCAGCCGCTGCACCCCCTCGGCCTCGGGCCCTTCAGCGTGGCCGGCGTCGCGGGACTGCTGCTCTTCATCGGTGCCATGGGCAAGTCGGCCCAGATCCCGCTCTATGTCTGGCTGCCGGACGCGATGGCCGGGCCGACGCCCGTCAGCGCCCTGATCCACGCCGCGACGATGGTCACGGCCGGCGTCTACATGGTGGCGCGGATGAACTTCCTCTACATGCTCTCGCCAGCGGTGATGGGCCTGATCGCGTTGGTCGGCGCCACGACCGCGCTCTTCGCCGCCTCGATCGGCTTCGCGCAGAACGACATCAAGAAGGTGCTGGCCTACTCGACGGTCAGCCAGCTGGGCTACATGTTCGTCGCCGTCGGCGTCGGCGCCTTCTCGGCCGGGATCTTCCACCTCTTCACGCACGCCTTCTTCAAGGCCTGCCTCTTCCTCGGCGCCGGCGCGATCATCCACGCGCTGCACGACGAGCAGGACCTCCGCAACATGGGCGGCTTGCGGCGCCCGATGGCGACGACCCACTGGACCTTCCTGATCTCGACGCTGGCGATCGCAGGCATCCCGCCGCTGTCGGGCTTTTTCTCCAAGGATGAGATCCTTTGGCGGGCCATCGCCACCGCCAATCCGGCGCTCGGCCCCAGTTGGCTGCCGGCCGTGCTCTACGTGCTCTCGCTGGCCGGCGCCCTTTGCACGGCCTTCTACATGTTTCGCCTCTACGGACTCGTCTTCCTCGGTCCGCGCCGCGGCGCGGCGCACGCGACAGCGGGAGGCGAGGGCGAGGGCGGGGCTCCGGCCCCCGCGCTGCACCTCCCCGGCCCCGCGATGGAGGCCCCGCTGATCGTTCTGGCCGGCGGTGCGGCGGTGCTCGGTCTCTTGGGGTTGCCCGAGCTGGTCGGCTCCTGGCTCGGCATCGAGCACATCAACGTCTTTGAGCGCTGGCTGGCCCCGGTGGTGGACCAGGGGGCGCGTCTCGCCGATCGCTGGGCGGCGGGCGAGCGCGTGGCCGCCAACCCGCTCGCCGCGAGCCACAGCGTCGAGGCCCTGTTGTTGCTGCTTTCGGTCGTGGTCGCCGTCGCCAGCAGCGCGATCGCTTGGCGGCTCTACCGCGCCGGACCGAACGCCGCCGTGGCGCGCTTCACCGCGCGGATTCGCCTGATCCACCGCCTGGTGCTCAACAAGTACTGGGTCGACGAGGTCTACGACTGGATCATCGTGCGGCCCTACAAGGCGCTCGCCGTGGTCTTGTTCCAGCTCGTCGACCGGTTGGTCATCGATCGACTCGGCGTCCATGGCGTCGCGCGGAGCGTCGACGGGGTGGGTCGCCTGCTGCGCCGCTTGCAGACCGGCAACGTGCAGCACTACGTCGTCGGGCTGGTGATCGGCCTCACTGTGCTCGTGGCGGGTGTGGTCGGTGCCGCGCTGCTCGGCGGGGGTGGATGA
- a CDS encoding NADH-quinone oxidoreductase subunit M, translating into MMLLTAIVLLPLLGALVVALLPRAEERAARHLGFCFALLTFAVSLGLVAFRPAEAGWQFVVRRPWVASLGIDFHLAVDGISLWLVLLTTLLMPIVLLSTYRAINTRVKEFLVAMLVLEAGMLGVFLALDLFLFYVFWELVLVPMYLIIGIWGHGDRIFAALKFVLYTVVGSLLMLAAIIYLYVTHGQATGNYTFDYTTLMLSVWGHGDQLWLFLAFALAFAIKVPLFPLHTWLPDAHTQAPTAGSVVLAGVLLKLGTYGFLRFALPLFPWAAAQCSPYLVALAVIGILYGALVAYAQQDAKRLVAYSSVSHLGFVMLGLLAMNSTGLQGSIFQMLSHGISTGGLFLAIGVLYERRHTNELAQFGGIWRPMPIFAGLFMVMMLSSAGLPGLSGFVGEFLILVGAFTHRFFVDGGEQLRLLTLPGVWHWGPRVVAGLAALGVVLGAVYLLAMFQKLMFGPITQPKNAELRDLDAREIAVFAPLVVLTFVMGLYPRPFLAPMEPSVNRLLHDYRVRYAASREHSGSGVRQLAGLGAAAATQPEVALAPSAPPPTPAVVGVPTPGRGAERRVVAPRRSPLPSLRSARRPRGAR; encoded by the coding sequence ATGATGCTGTTGACGGCGATCGTGCTGCTGCCGCTGCTCGGCGCTCTCGTCGTGGCGTTGTTGCCACGCGCCGAGGAACGCGCCGCGCGCCACCTCGGCTTCTGTTTTGCGCTCTTGACCTTCGCGGTCTCGCTCGGTCTGGTCGCCTTTCGCCCGGCGGAGGCTGGGTGGCAGTTCGTCGTGCGGCGGCCCTGGGTCGCGAGCCTGGGGATCGACTTTCACCTGGCAGTCGACGGGATCAGCCTCTGGCTCGTGCTCCTCACGACCTTGTTGATGCCGATCGTGCTGCTCAGCACCTATCGGGCGATCAACACTCGAGTGAAGGAATTCCTCGTCGCCATGCTCGTGCTGGAAGCCGGCATGCTCGGCGTTTTCCTCGCCCTCGACCTCTTCCTCTTCTACGTCTTCTGGGAGCTGGTCCTGGTGCCGATGTACCTGATCATCGGGATCTGGGGCCACGGCGATCGCATCTTCGCCGCGCTCAAGTTCGTGCTCTACACGGTCGTCGGGTCGCTCTTGATGCTGGCGGCGATCATCTACCTCTACGTGACGCACGGCCAGGCGACCGGAAACTACACCTTCGACTACACGACGCTGATGCTCTCGGTTTGGGGCCACGGCGACCAGCTCTGGCTCTTCCTCGCCTTCGCGCTCGCCTTCGCGATCAAGGTGCCGCTCTTCCCGCTGCATACCTGGTTGCCCGACGCGCATACGCAGGCGCCCACCGCAGGGTCGGTCGTGCTCGCTGGCGTCTTGCTCAAGCTCGGGACCTACGGCTTCCTCCGCTTCGCCCTGCCGCTCTTTCCCTGGGCCGCTGCTCAATGCAGCCCCTACCTCGTGGCGCTGGCCGTGATCGGCATCCTCTACGGCGCGCTCGTCGCCTACGCCCAGCAGGATGCCAAGCGCCTCGTCGCCTACTCGTCCGTCAGTCACCTCGGCTTCGTGATGCTGGGGCTCTTGGCGATGAACAGCACGGGGCTGCAGGGCAGCATTTTCCAGATGCTCAGCCATGGGATCTCGACCGGGGGCCTCTTCCTCGCGATCGGCGTGCTCTACGAGCGCCGCCACACGAACGAGCTGGCGCAGTTTGGCGGAATCTGGCGGCCGATGCCGATCTTCGCCGGATTGTTCATGGTGATGATGCTCTCGTCGGCGGGCCTTCCCGGGCTGAGCGGCTTCGTCGGCGAGTTCCTGATCCTCGTCGGCGCGTTCACCCACCGCTTCTTCGTCGATGGTGGCGAGCAACTCCGACTGCTGACCTTGCCTGGCGTCTGGCATTGGGGACCGCGGGTGGTCGCTGGCCTCGCCGCGCTCGGGGTCGTGCTCGGTGCGGTCTACCTGCTGGCGATGTTTCAGAAGCTAATGTTCGGGCCGATCACCCAGCCGAAGAACGCCGAGCTCCGGGACCTCGACGCGCGCGAGATCGCGGTCTTCGCGCCGCTGGTGGTGCTGACCTTCGTGATGGGGCTCTACCCGCGGCCCTTCCTGGCGCCGATGGAGCCCTCGGTGAACCGCCTCTTGCACGACTACCGGGTGCGTTATGCGGCCAGTCGTGAGCATTCGGGGTCGGGGGTGCGCCAGCTCGCCGGGTTGGGCGCAGCGGCCGCGACGCAGCCCGAGGTGGCGCTGGCGCCGAGCGCGCCGCCTCCGACGCCGGCCGTGGTCGGCGTGCCGACGCCGGGGCGCGGGGCCGAACGCCGGGTAGTGGCGCCGCGGCGCTCGCCGCTGCCCTCCTTGCGGAGCGCTCGCCGCCCGCGAGGTGCAAGATGA
- a CDS encoding NADH-quinone oxidoreductase subunit N translates to MTGGVEMVELQALAPLLVVIGWAALLLLVSALAAGRSLRLGPLALCGLLLALVAVVWDWRFVGEGGRVLFGGLAVSDRFALFLDALLLLGGALTVMVSGAYLEEHDFADDAFFSLVLLAVAGMMLLVHASSFVMLLLGIETMSLAVYALVAFWVGKATSAEAALKYFVMGAVASAFLVFGVALLYGVTGATSYRGLAEAAAQAAGQPLLLLGLVFVLGALAFKVAIVPLHMWVPDAYEGAPTPVTGLMASAVKVAGFGALLRLLATAFAGDGLAYGPTGWLPPCWTLAALTMSLGNLAALRQPSLKRMLAYSSVAHAGYLLLGVITVGLHPGELAPVLFYLLAYTATTLGALGVVAWIGRRHAERLTFEDWAGLARHHPGVALVMTIFLLSLAGVPPTGGFFAKFYLFRAALRDPQLVTLVVIAVLNSVVSVYYYLRPVVAMYFQEGAAQPQPLARPSVHAMLGIAALLVLLLGLLPGFPLEWALQAQLAR, encoded by the coding sequence ATGACCGGGGGCGTCGAGATGGTTGAGCTGCAGGCCTTGGCGCCCTTGCTGGTGGTGATCGGCTGGGCCGCGCTCCTGCTCCTGGTGAGCGCCTTGGCAGCAGGGCGCAGCCTGCGCCTCGGCCCGTTGGCGCTCTGTGGGCTGCTGCTGGCGTTGGTGGCGGTCGTCTGGGATTGGCGCTTCGTCGGCGAAGGCGGACGCGTGCTCTTCGGCGGCCTCGCGGTCAGTGATCGCTTTGCGCTCTTTCTCGACGCCCTGCTGCTGCTCGGCGGCGCGCTGACCGTGATGGTTTCGGGCGCCTATCTCGAGGAGCACGACTTCGCTGACGATGCCTTCTTCTCGCTCGTCTTGCTCGCCGTCGCTGGGATGATGTTGCTCGTCCACGCGAGCAGCTTCGTGATGCTGCTGCTGGGAATCGAGACGATGTCGCTGGCGGTCTACGCGCTGGTCGCCTTCTGGGTCGGCAAGGCCACCAGCGCAGAGGCGGCGCTCAAGTACTTCGTGATGGGCGCGGTAGCCTCTGCCTTCCTCGTCTTCGGGGTGGCGCTCCTCTATGGCGTTACGGGCGCGACCAGCTACCGCGGGCTCGCCGAGGCGGCGGCGCAGGCGGCAGGCCAGCCCCTGCTCCTGCTCGGTCTGGTCTTCGTGTTGGGCGCGCTGGCCTTCAAGGTGGCGATCGTGCCGCTGCATATGTGGGTGCCTGATGCGTATGAGGGAGCGCCGACGCCCGTCACGGGGCTGATGGCCTCTGCCGTCAAGGTCGCCGGCTTTGGTGCCTTGCTGCGCTTGCTGGCGACGGCCTTCGCTGGCGACGGGCTCGCCTATGGCCCGACCGGCTGGCTCCCGCCCTGCTGGACCTTGGCGGCGCTGACGATGTCGCTGGGGAACCTCGCTGCGCTGCGCCAGCCGAGCCTCAAGCGCATGTTGGCGTATTCGTCGGTGGCGCACGCTGGCTACCTGTTGCTGGGGGTCATCACCGTCGGATTGCATCCCGGAGAGCTGGCACCCGTGCTCTTTTATTTGCTCGCCTACACCGCGACCACGCTCGGCGCGCTTGGCGTCGTGGCGTGGATCGGGCGGCGACACGCCGAGCGGCTGACCTTCGAGGATTGGGCGGGCCTGGCACGGCATCATCCGGGCGTGGCCTTGGTGATGACGATCTTCCTCTTGTCGTTGGCCGGTGTACCGCCGACGGGCGGGTTCTTTGCGAAGTTCTACCTCTTCCGGGCGGCGCTGCGTGACCCGCAGCTCGTCACGCTCGTCGTCATCGCCGTGCTGAACAGCGTCGTCAGCGTCTACTACTACCTGCGCCCGGTGGTGGCGATGTACTTCCAGGAGGGCGCGGCCCAGCCCCAGCCCTTGGCCCGACCCAGCGTCCACGCGATGCTGGGGATCGCGGCGCTGCTCGTGCTGCTGCTCGGCCTGCTACCCGGGTTCCCGCTCGAGTGGGCGTTGCAGGCCCAGCTCGCGCGCTGA